A genomic segment from Bradyrhizobium diazoefficiens USDA 110 encodes:
- a CDS encoding LysR substrate-binding domain-containing protein, whose amino-acid sequence MELRHLRYFVAVAEEGSLLNAAERRLNTSQPSLSRQIRDLEAEVGVQLLERQARGVTLTAAGRVFLDHARLALLQVEAATEGARQTAQPQRPVLSMGFLVGLEVMWLPQLLRILREEAPDVDVTLSTQSSPELALALMRGKLDIAFLRPEKDNEGVVFKILAKEPLIAVLPAEHRLASRKKIRPQDLAREIYVSSARTSPVLQEVIHNYASRVGITLKAKYEGENISSAMSLVASTGGISLVPLYAQNMLAPNVVARALEGGTPTVDLALGYNRTNPSPLLRRLLSRADELVANVQNQSIIRYVEAD is encoded by the coding sequence ATGGAGCTCCGGCACCTGCGCTATTTCGTTGCCGTCGCTGAAGAAGGCAGCCTGCTGAACGCCGCCGAACGGCGACTGAACACCTCCCAGCCGTCCTTGAGCCGGCAAATTCGCGATCTGGAAGCCGAAGTCGGCGTCCAGTTATTGGAGCGCCAGGCGCGCGGCGTGACGCTGACCGCTGCCGGACGCGTGTTTCTCGATCATGCGCGGCTGGCGCTGCTGCAGGTCGAGGCCGCAACGGAAGGGGCCCGGCAGACGGCGCAACCGCAAAGGCCCGTCCTCTCGATGGGCTTTCTCGTCGGGCTGGAGGTGATGTGGCTCCCCCAGTTGCTGCGCATCCTCCGCGAGGAAGCCCCCGATGTCGACGTGACGCTCAGCACGCAATCTTCGCCAGAACTCGCACTGGCATTGATGCGGGGAAAGCTGGACATCGCTTTCCTTCGTCCGGAGAAAGACAACGAGGGCGTCGTCTTCAAGATATTGGCGAAGGAGCCCTTGATTGCCGTGCTGCCGGCCGAACACCGCTTGGCATCACGGAAGAAGATTCGTCCGCAGGATCTCGCCCGCGAGATCTATGTCAGCTCGGCAAGAACATCGCCGGTCTTGCAAGAGGTCATACATAATTACGCATCTCGGGTCGGCATTACCCTCAAGGCGAAGTATGAAGGCGAAAACATATCATCGGCCATGTCGCTCGTGGCTTCCACAGGCGGAATTAGCCTCGTCCCGCTCTATGCGCAGAACATGCTTGCACCGAACGTCGTCGCCAGAGCGCTCGAGGGCGGCACGCCGACGGTCGATCTGGCGCTGGGATACAATCGGACTAATCCGTCGCCCCTGCTCCGCCGTCTTTTGTCCCGCGCGGATGAATTG
- a CDS encoding alpha/beta fold hydrolase: MSTITTTDGVSIFYKDWGSGQPIVFSHGWPLTADDWDAQMMFFLHHGYRVIAHDRRGHGRSDQPGTGNDMDHWVADLAALTEHLNLRDAIHIGHSTGCGEVARYVARHPARVAKAVLVASLTPNMYRSEDNPSGQPPEWFEAIRAGMLGNRSEFYRFVPENPFYGYNLDGAKPSEAIIANWWRQGMAGGALAHYTTVDSWLEDYTEDLKKITVPVLVMHGEADQVVPFASTVPRAVNLLKNGSLKTYPGYPHGMLTTHADVLNPDLLSFIRT, from the coding sequence ATGTCGACGATCACGACTACAGACGGCGTAAGCATCTTCTACAAGGATTGGGGATCAGGTCAGCCGATCGTGTTCAGCCACGGCTGGCCGCTGACAGCGGACGACTGGGATGCCCAGATGATGTTCTTCCTTCATCACGGGTATCGTGTGATCGCCCACGACCGGCGCGGCCACGGCCGGTCCGACCAGCCCGGCACCGGCAACGACATGGACCACTGGGTTGCCGACCTCGCGGCCCTGACTGAACACCTCAACCTGCGCGACGCGATACATATCGGGCATTCGACAGGTTGCGGTGAGGTCGCTCGCTATGTTGCTCGCCACCCGGCGCGCGTCGCGAAGGCCGTACTGGTCGCTTCACTGACGCCGAACATGTACCGGAGCGAGGACAATCCGTCCGGTCAACCGCCGGAGTGGTTCGAAGCGATCCGGGCAGGTATGTTGGGTAACCGGTCGGAGTTCTACCGTTTCGTCCCTGAGAATCCGTTCTACGGCTACAATCTCGACGGAGCCAAGCCTTCGGAGGCCATCATCGCCAACTGGTGGCGCCAAGGCATGGCCGGTGGTGCCCTCGCTCACTATACGACTGTCGACTCTTGGCTCGAAGACTATACCGAGGATCTCAAGAAGATCACCGTGCCGGTGCTGGTGATGCATGGCGAGGCGGATCAAGTCGTCCCATTCGCAAGTACCGTGCCGCGTGCGGTCAACCTGCTTAAGAACGGGTCGCTGAAAACTTATCCAGGCTACCCCCATGGCATGCTCACCACACATGCGGATGTCCTCAACCCCGACCTGCTCTCGTTCATCAGGACTTGA
- a CDS encoding superoxide dismutase — protein sequence MTYQSKPMPFDPKSIAGISEKVLVSHYENNYVGAVKRLNAIGTQLAELDFAKAPNFVINGLKREELVASNSMILHEIYFDGLGGAGKPSTALAEAIARDFGSMERWRAEFSAMGKAEGGGSGWVILSYSPRDKRLVNQWAADHTTTLAGGRPVLVLDMYEHAYHMDYGAAAAKYVDIYMEAIKWDNAATLYDQYRREA from the coding sequence ATGACATACCAGTCCAAGCCGATGCCGTTCGATCCGAAATCCATTGCCGGCATCTCGGAGAAGGTGCTCGTCAGTCACTACGAGAACAACTATGTCGGCGCCGTAAAGCGACTGAACGCGATCGGAACGCAACTCGCCGAGCTCGACTTCGCGAAAGCTCCGAACTTCGTCATCAACGGCCTGAAGCGCGAGGAGCTCGTCGCGTCAAACTCGATGATCCTCCATGAAATCTATTTCGACGGGCTCGGCGGTGCCGGCAAGCCGAGCACAGCACTTGCCGAGGCGATCGCGCGCGATTTCGGCAGCATGGAGCGGTGGCGCGCGGAGTTCTCCGCCATGGGCAAGGCCGAAGGCGGCGGCTCCGGCTGGGTGATTCTTTCCTACTCACCGCGCGACAAGCGGCTGGTCAATCAGTGGGCCGCCGACCACACGACGACGCTGGCCGGCGGACGCCCCGTGCTGGTGCTCGACATGTATGAGCACGCCTATCACATGGATTACGGCGCCGCGGCCGCGAAGTATGTCGACATCTACATGGAAGCGATCAAATGGGACAACGCTGCGACACTCTACGATCAATACAGGCGGGAAGCTTAG
- a CDS encoding haloacid dehalogenase type II, giving the protein MSLKAVVFDAYGTLYDIQSVADITEDAFPGYGEIITQVWRIKQLEYTWLRSLMQRYQDFDAVTRDSLAYTLRILGLAYEREEFERVIEKYLHLDLYPDATSALAALKPRQLAILSNGSPDMLNGLVRNTKLDRLLDATISVDAKKVFKPSPAAYELIGEVLGTAPDEVLFVSSNPWDVAGAKSYGLNVAWIERVTPEAMALACVENELVAPLTMFKAIRTQMDELGFAPDHRVRALSELPSII; this is encoded by the coding sequence ATGAGCCTCAAAGCCGTCGTCTTCGACGCCTACGGAACGCTCTACGACATCCAGTCGGTCGCTGACATCACCGAGGATGCGTTTCCGGGCTACGGCGAGATCATCACGCAGGTCTGGCGCATCAAGCAGCTCGAATACACCTGGTTGCGCTCTCTGATGCAGCGCTACCAGGACTTTGACGCGGTCACGCGCGACTCACTCGCCTATACGCTGCGCATCCTTGGGCTCGCTTATGAGCGCGAGGAATTCGAGCGCGTGATCGAAAAGTATCTGCATCTCGATCTCTATCCGGATGCAACAAGCGCGCTTGCGGCCTTGAAGCCCCGACAACTCGCCATCCTCTCCAACGGCAGTCCGGACATGCTGAACGGGCTCGTGCGCAACACCAAGCTTGACCGCCTGCTCGATGCCACCATCAGTGTCGATGCCAAGAAGGTCTTCAAGCCGAGCCCGGCGGCCTATGAGCTGATCGGCGAGGTGCTCGGCACCGCGCCGGACGAGGTTCTGTTCGTCTCCTCCAATCCCTGGGACGTGGCGGGCGCGAAGTCGTATGGCTTGAACGTCGCATGGATCGAGCGGGTGACGCCCGAGGCGATGGCGCTGGCTTGCGTCGAGAACGAACTCGTGGCACCGCTGACGATGTTCAAGGCGATCCGCACCCAGATGGACGAGCTTGGCTTTGCGCCGGACCACCGCGTCCGCGCACTCTCCGAGCTGCCAAGTATCATCTGA
- a CDS encoding YbaK/EbsC family protein, with product MSLESVRAFFAEKAPDISVIESPISSATVALAAEAYGVEPGRIAKTLSLRIGERVILIVAAGTSRMDNKKVKTQFGGKPKMLGLEEVAEITGHEVGGVCPFGLKAPLPVYCDVSLKAFDVVVPAAGSTHSAVRITPERMAELTAAEWIDVCEIRP from the coding sequence ATGAGCCTGGAATCCGTTCGCGCCTTCTTCGCCGAGAAAGCCCCCGACATCTCCGTCATTGAATCCCCGATCAGCTCCGCGACCGTGGCGCTGGCGGCCGAGGCCTATGGTGTCGAGCCGGGGCGAATCGCCAAGACGCTGTCGTTGCGGATCGGCGAGCGCGTCATCCTGATCGTCGCCGCCGGCACCTCGCGCATGGACAACAAGAAGGTGAAGACGCAGTTCGGCGGCAAGCCGAAGATGCTGGGGCTGGAAGAGGTCGCCGAGATCACCGGCCACGAGGTCGGCGGCGTCTGTCCGTTCGGACTGAAGGCGCCGCTGCCGGTCTATTGCGACGTATCGCTGAAGGCGTTCGACGTGGTGGTGCCGGCCGCAGGCTCGACTCACAGCGCGGTGCGCATCACGCCCGAGCGGATGGCCGAGCTGACCGCGGCCGAATGGATCGATGTCTGCGAAATCAGGCCTTAA
- a CDS encoding tripartite tricarboxylate transporter substrate binding protein — MDRRDLLRAVAALPLLRAALPDQALAQGYPARNITMIVPFPAGGQADLAARPVAMALERILGKPVIVDNRAGGGGGSVGNAAAARAEPDGYTLLMTLSSLAVLPEADRLFDRPVAYEVSQFMPIARVLADPTLLAVPVSAPWKTAQDFIEDAKKRPGQITYGSSGPYGTLHVAMEMFANSAGIKLLHVPFRGAGPALTALLSGTVQAIAAAPGTLKPQVDDGKLRVLGNCGARRIASFPDVPTFQELGYKDVEMYIWAGLFAQSSLPAPIATRLREAMAQVMASPEVLKSFEASGSLVAYQDAPEFSRFVADDSARLITAVKKIGRVE; from the coding sequence ATGGATCGACGCGATCTCTTGCGCGCGGTTGCGGCATTGCCGTTGTTGCGGGCTGCGTTACCGGACCAGGCGCTCGCGCAGGGCTATCCGGCCCGCAACATCACCATGATCGTGCCGTTTCCGGCCGGCGGCCAGGCCGATCTCGCCGCGCGCCCCGTGGCCATGGCGCTGGAGCGGATCCTCGGCAAGCCCGTGATCGTCGACAACCGGGCCGGCGGCGGCGGCGGATCGGTCGGCAATGCCGCGGCGGCGCGCGCCGAGCCGGATGGTTACACGCTGCTGATGACCCTTTCGTCGCTCGCGGTGCTGCCGGAGGCCGACCGGCTGTTCGACCGTCCCGTCGCCTACGAAGTCTCGCAGTTCATGCCGATCGCGCGCGTGCTCGCCGATCCCACGCTGCTCGCGGTGCCGGTCTCGGCGCCATGGAAGACCGCGCAGGATTTCATCGAGGACGCGAAGAAGCGGCCGGGCCAGATCACTTATGGCTCGTCCGGGCCGTACGGCACGCTACATGTGGCGATGGAGATGTTTGCGAACAGCGCCGGCATCAAGCTGCTGCACGTGCCGTTCCGCGGCGCCGGTCCCGCGCTCACCGCGTTGCTCAGCGGCACCGTGCAGGCAATCGCGGCCGCGCCCGGCACGCTGAAGCCGCAGGTCGACGACGGCAAGCTGCGCGTGCTCGGCAATTGCGGTGCGCGACGCATCGCGAGCTTCCCCGACGTGCCGACCTTCCAGGAGCTCGGCTACAAGGATGTCGAGATGTACATATGGGCCGGGCTCTTTGCACAGAGCTCTCTTCCCGCGCCGATCGCGACCCGGCTGCGCGAGGCCATGGCGCAGGTGATGGCGAGTCCGGAGGTCCTCAAGTCCTTCGAGGCCTCCGGCAGTCTCGTCGCCTATCAGGACGCGCCGGAGTTCTCGCGTTTCGTCGCCGACGACAGTGCGCGCCTGATCACGGCGGTGAAGAAGATCGGCCGGGTGGAGTAG
- a CDS encoding LysR family transcriptional regulator — protein sequence MAKLPDFEALAIFAKVVELRSFAGAASELAMSKATVSKAVTRLEERLGARLFNRTSRRLALTDAGHKLAERATRLLVDGEAAENEALAQSVAPRGLVRLAVPMTFGIKAVAPLLPEFFETYPEVSVDLHLSDATIDLIGEGFDMAVRIARLPDSSLIARRLFTMPRFTVAAPSYLKRHGRPTHPMHLAEHKCFSYAYLSTPNVWHYTNSAGEQASVRPGGQLRVNNGEAVMPALIAGLGIAELPEFIVGEAISSGEVEVILKDWKQAEGAVHLVTPPGGPRPARVEALADFLAAKLPGTCRRRTRAKAKTV from the coding sequence ATGGCAAAACTCCCCGATTTCGAGGCGCTCGCGATTTTCGCAAAAGTCGTGGAATTACGGTCGTTTGCGGGGGCCGCGAGCGAGCTCGCGATGTCCAAGGCGACGGTGTCGAAGGCCGTCACCCGGCTGGAGGAGCGGCTCGGCGCCCGGCTGTTCAACCGCACCTCGCGCCGGCTCGCGCTGACCGATGCCGGGCACAAGCTCGCCGAGCGCGCGACGCGCCTGCTCGTCGATGGCGAGGCGGCGGAGAACGAGGCGCTGGCGCAATCGGTGGCGCCGCGCGGCCTCGTGCGGCTCGCCGTGCCCATGACGTTCGGGATCAAGGCGGTGGCGCCGCTGCTGCCGGAGTTCTTCGAGACCTATCCGGAAGTCTCGGTCGATCTGCATCTGAGCGATGCGACCATCGACCTGATCGGCGAGGGTTTTGACATGGCGGTGCGGATCGCGCGGCTGCCGGATTCCTCGCTGATCGCGCGGCGGCTGTTCACCATGCCGCGCTTCACGGTGGCGGCGCCGTCCTACCTCAAGCGTCACGGCCGCCCGACGCATCCGATGCATCTGGCCGAGCACAAATGCTTCAGCTACGCCTATCTCTCCACGCCCAATGTCTGGCACTACACCAATTCCGCCGGCGAGCAGGCAAGCGTGCGTCCGGGCGGGCAGCTTCGCGTCAACAACGGTGAAGCGGTGATGCCGGCGCTGATCGCCGGCCTCGGCATCGCCGAGCTTCCCGAATTCATCGTCGGCGAGGCCATCTCCTCCGGCGAGGTCGAGGTGATCCTGAAGGACTGGAAGCAGGCCGAAGGCGCCGTGCACCTGGTGACGCCGCCCGGCGGCCCGCGCCCCGCACGCGTCGAAGCGCTCGCCGATTTTCTCGCGGCAAAGCTGCCGGGCACGTGCAGGCGGCGGACGCGCGCGAAGGCGAAGACGGTCTGA
- a CDS encoding SDR family NAD(P)-dependent oxidoreductase, with protein MTKKLSGKVALVTGGSRGIGAASARALADEGADVAISYVASPDKAEAVVTELKARGVKARAFKADQASAKDVTKLVNDVAKEFGHLDILVNNAGVAAGGATDDAKADTDALERQDQVNVHGVIAAIRAASQLMGEGGRIVTVGSMLADRASFPGLADYVATKAAVVGYTKGAARDLGPRGITVNVVQPGSINTDMNPDDDRDFAEAQRKQHALQRFGRPEEVAAGVVFLASPEASFVTGTVLNVDGGFGA; from the coding sequence ATGACCAAGAAGCTCTCAGGCAAGGTTGCCCTCGTCACCGGCGGTTCGCGCGGCATCGGCGCAGCCTCAGCCCGCGCGCTCGCCGATGAAGGCGCGGATGTCGCCATCAGCTACGTCGCCTCGCCCGACAAGGCCGAAGCGGTCGTCACGGAGTTGAAGGCCAGGGGCGTCAAGGCTCGCGCTTTCAAAGCCGACCAGGCCTCGGCCAAGGACGTCACCAAGCTCGTCAACGACGTCGCCAAGGAATTCGGCCATCTCGATATCCTCGTCAACAATGCCGGCGTCGCCGCGGGCGGCGCGACCGACGATGCCAAGGCCGACACCGACGCGCTGGAACGCCAGGACCAGGTCAACGTGCATGGCGTGATCGCGGCGATCCGCGCCGCCTCGCAGCTGATGGGCGAAGGCGGCCGCATCGTCACGGTCGGCTCGATGCTGGCCGACCGCGCCTCGTTCCCCGGCCTTGCCGACTACGTCGCCACCAAGGCGGCCGTGGTCGGGTACACCAAGGGCGCGGCGCGCGACCTCGGCCCGCGCGGCATCACCGTCAACGTCGTGCAGCCCGGCTCGATCAACACCGACATGAACCCGGACGACGACCGCGACTTCGCGGAAGCCCAGCGCAAGCAGCACGCGCTCCAACGCTTCGGCCGCCCCGAGGAAGTCGCCGCCGGCGTTGTCTTCCTCGCAAGCCCGGAGGCCTCTTTCGTCACCGGCACCGTGCTCAATGTCGACGGCGGGTTTGGCGCGTAA
- a CDS encoding pirin family protein: MIELRPFAKLGGADHGWLKAKHHFSFASHYDPNNMGHGSLRVWNDDEIAPNTGFPAHPHANMEIITYVREGAITHQDNLGNEGRTEAGDVQVMSAGSGIRHSEYNLEPSKTRIFQIWIEPVARGGQPTWGSKPFPKGDRSGKLVTIASGFKDDTEALPIRADARVLATTLKAGESAEYEPQKLRHLYLVPAAGSVEINGVRVNARDGAAIRDESRLKITALEDSELVLVDAA, translated from the coding sequence ATGATCGAACTCAGACCTTTCGCAAAGCTCGGCGGCGCCGACCACGGCTGGCTCAAGGCCAAGCATCACTTCTCCTTCGCTAGCCACTACGACCCGAACAACATGGGTCACGGCTCCTTAAGGGTGTGGAACGACGACGAGATCGCGCCGAACACGGGCTTTCCCGCCCATCCCCATGCCAACATGGAAATCATCACCTATGTGCGCGAGGGCGCGATCACCCACCAGGACAACCTCGGCAACGAGGGACGCACCGAGGCGGGCGACGTGCAGGTGATGAGCGCCGGCAGCGGCATCCGTCACTCCGAGTACAATCTCGAGCCGAGCAAGACCCGGATCTTCCAGATCTGGATCGAGCCTGTGGCGCGCGGCGGCCAGCCGACCTGGGGCTCGAAGCCGTTCCCGAAAGGGGATCGCTCCGGCAAGCTCGTCACCATCGCGAGCGGCTTCAAGGACGACACGGAAGCACTGCCGATCCGCGCCGATGCGCGGGTGCTCGCCACCACGTTGAAGGCCGGCGAAAGCGCGGAGTACGAGCCGCAGAAGTTGCGGCATCTCTACCTCGTGCCCGCGGCAGGCTCGGTCGAGATCAACGGCGTGCGCGTCAACGCCCGCGACGGCGCCGCGATCCGCGACGAGAGCAGGTTGAAGATCACGGCGCTCGAAGATTCCGAGCTCGTGCTCGTCGACGCGGCCTAG
- the wrbA gene encoding NAD(P)H:quinone oxidoreductase, whose translation MTKVLVLYYSAYGHIEAMANAVAEGAREAGVTVDIKRVPELVPAEVAKASYYKVDQAAPIAKIEDLTNYDAIIVGTGTRFGRMGSQMANFLDQAGGLWAKGALHGKVGGAFTSSATQHGGQETTLFSIITNLLHFGMVVVGMNYGFAGQMKLDEVTGGAPYGATTITGGDGSRQPSANELAGARYQGRQIAETARKLHG comes from the coding sequence ATGACCAAAGTTCTCGTCCTCTATTATTCCGCCTATGGCCACATCGAAGCGATGGCCAACGCCGTTGCCGAAGGCGCGCGCGAGGCCGGCGTCACCGTCGACATCAAGCGCGTGCCCGAGCTGGTTCCGGCCGAGGTCGCCAAGGCCTCGTACTACAAGGTCGACCAAGCCGCTCCGATCGCCAAGATCGAGGACCTCACCAATTACGACGCGATCATCGTCGGTACCGGCACGCGCTTCGGCCGGATGGGCTCGCAGATGGCGAACTTCCTCGACCAGGCCGGCGGGCTCTGGGCCAAGGGCGCGCTGCATGGCAAGGTCGGCGGCGCCTTCACGTCCAGCGCGACCCAGCATGGCGGCCAGGAGACGACGCTGTTCTCGATCATCACCAACCTCCTGCATTTCGGCATGGTCGTGGTCGGCATGAACTACGGCTTTGCCGGCCAGATGAAGCTCGACGAGGTCACCGGCGGCGCGCCCTACGGCGCCACCACGATCACCGGCGGTGACGGCAGCCGCCAGCCCAGCGCCAACGAGCTCGCCGGCGCGCGCTATCAGGGCCGCCAGATCGCGGAGACCGCCAGGAAACTCCATGGCTGA
- a CDS encoding protein-L-isoaspartate O-methyltransferase family protein, translating into MEDRSAKYRAFYAQLICAAARAADPRIEEAFRTVRREPFVGPGPWSICLGGHPYVVTPDDDPAFIYQNTLLALDSARGLNIGMPGAHAHWLSGCAVKEGETVIQIGAGSGYYTAILAHLVGPGGRVHAYEIDQRLAGLARENLRDIAHADVHDRSGIASDLPAADVIYVCAGAAQPATEWLEALRPGGRLVFPLAPEGMHGGMLMITRPDDDAIWPAKFLSRAQFIGCAGLQDAEAGRRLAEAFARGWESVQSLRRKGAPDETCWFAGEGWWLSTAPAPTPTASVQPRADITQA; encoded by the coding sequence ATGGAAGATCGTTCGGCAAAATATCGCGCATTCTATGCGCAGTTGATCTGCGCCGCGGCGAGAGCCGCGGATCCCCGTATCGAGGAGGCCTTTCGGACCGTCAGGCGCGAGCCTTTCGTCGGGCCCGGGCCGTGGTCGATCTGTCTCGGCGGTCATCCCTATGTCGTGACGCCCGATGATGATCCCGCGTTCATCTATCAGAACACGCTGCTGGCGCTCGACAGCGCGCGTGGCCTCAATATCGGAATGCCCGGTGCGCACGCCCATTGGCTCAGCGGCTGCGCCGTGAAGGAAGGCGAGACTGTGATCCAGATCGGTGCGGGTAGCGGCTACTACACCGCGATCCTCGCGCATCTCGTCGGACCCGGCGGCCGCGTCCATGCCTACGAGATCGACCAGCGTCTGGCAGGACTGGCGCGCGAAAATCTCAGGGATATCGCCCATGCGGATGTGCACGACCGTTCGGGCATCGCGTCCGATCTGCCGGCTGCGGATGTGATCTATGTCTGCGCCGGCGCGGCGCAGCCGGCCACGGAGTGGCTCGAGGCGCTACGGCCCGGCGGGCGGCTGGTGTTTCCGTTGGCGCCGGAAGGCATGCACGGCGGTATGTTGATGATCACGCGTCCTGACGACGACGCGATCTGGCCGGCGAAATTTCTCAGCCGGGCCCAGTTCATCGGCTGCGCAGGATTGCAGGATGCGGAGGCCGGTCGGCGATTGGCTGAGGCGTTCGCGAGAGGATGGGAGAGCGTGCAGTCGTTGCGGAGGAAAGGCGCTCCCGACGAGACGTGCTGGTTCGCCGGTGAGGGTTGGTGGCTGTCGACGGCGCCGGCGCCCACGCCGACGGCGTCAGTTCAGCCTCGCGCCGACATCACGCAGGCCTAG
- a CDS encoding O-antigen ligase family protein has protein sequence MDRSAADMTDVEARSFGHVLCDGLAGLNAALAARCLVAVAALLLVLVTLDPFPDLRNPDVTTVVGGRMALTYISFGLLAAIAVLLVAATDAPALKSLVTPLHLCLVGWLLINIVFSESRGVSMQRFVLAASVTSLAVLLPLLPPTQRSFNLCLGAAALVLLVLCYLGVFLAPQYSIHTALDVTEPQLAGDWRGSFGHKNVASPVMTILVYVGIYLCSVGSFVMGPAIAALAGIFLIFTGGKTSSVLCLAIYALASLVCATPSPWLKRLMCFVPLIVMNLLTVGSVVSPSLGAMTRLLPLDPTFTGRSDIWEFALAAVAEKPIIGHGYAAFWDDVTARQTAQGAEWATSAAHSHNSYLDLAVTIGLPGLLLVVLVFVLAPLRNFQSAQAHNRSAALVKLFLTVWLFGLYYGTTETFLLERQNPIWFMFALAAAGLHFLARFQCVEQTEPRADSLSQPERP, from the coding sequence ATGGATCGCAGTGCCGCTGACATGACCGACGTCGAGGCCCGATCGTTCGGCCACGTCCTGTGCGATGGGCTTGCCGGTCTGAATGCCGCGCTGGCGGCGCGCTGCCTCGTCGCGGTTGCGGCCCTGCTCCTCGTGCTGGTGACGCTCGATCCGTTTCCCGATTTGCGCAATCCCGACGTCACCACCGTCGTCGGCGGGCGAATGGCGCTCACCTACATCTCCTTCGGCCTCCTGGCTGCAATCGCCGTGTTGCTCGTCGCCGCCACGGATGCGCCCGCGCTGAAGAGCCTGGTGACCCCGCTGCATCTCTGCCTCGTCGGCTGGCTGCTGATCAACATCGTCTTCTCAGAGAGCCGCGGCGTTTCGATGCAGCGCTTCGTGCTCGCGGCCAGCGTGACGTCGCTCGCCGTTCTGTTGCCATTGCTGCCGCCGACGCAGCGCAGCTTCAACCTGTGCCTCGGCGCTGCCGCGCTCGTGCTGCTGGTGCTGTGCTATCTCGGCGTCTTCCTCGCGCCGCAATATTCCATCCACACCGCGCTCGACGTCACCGAGCCGCAGCTTGCCGGCGATTGGCGCGGCAGTTTCGGCCACAAGAACGTCGCATCTCCCGTGATGACCATCCTGGTCTATGTCGGCATTTACCTCTGCAGCGTCGGGTCGTTCGTGATGGGACCGGCGATCGCCGCGCTGGCGGGCATCTTCCTGATCTTCACCGGCGGCAAGACGTCGTCGGTGCTGTGCCTTGCGATCTACGCCCTCGCGTCGCTGGTCTGTGCCACGCCAAGCCCGTGGCTGAAGCGGCTCATGTGTTTCGTCCCGCTGATCGTGATGAACCTGCTGACGGTCGGCAGCGTCGTGAGCCCGTCGCTCGGCGCCATGACGCGGCTGCTTCCTCTCGATCCCACCTTCACCGGCCGTTCCGACATCTGGGAGTTCGCGCTCGCGGCCGTCGCCGAAAAGCCGATCATCGGCCACGGCTATGCGGCCTTCTGGGACGACGTGACGGCGCGGCAGACCGCTCAGGGCGCCGAATGGGCGACGTCCGCCGCGCACAGCCACAACAGCTATCTCGACCTCGCGGTCACCATCGGCCTGCCGGGCTTGCTGCTCGTCGTCCTCGTCTTCGTGCTCGCGCCGCTCCGTAATTTCCAGTCGGCCCAGGCGCACAACCGCAGCGCTGCGCTGGTCAAACTGTTCCTGACCGTGTGGCTGTTCGGCCTGTACTACGGGACCACCGAGACCTTCCTGCTCGAACGGCAGAATCCGATCTGGTTCATGTTCGCGCTTGCCGCGGCCGGTCTGCATTTCCTGGCCAGGTTCCAGTGCGTCGAGCAAACGGAGCCGCGCGCTGACAGCTTGTCGCAGCCGGAACGGCCGTAA